The Pseudomonas sp. HOU2 DNA window TCCGGCGCTAAACCTGTGGGAGCTGGCTTGCCAGCGATGGCTGACTAACAGGCGACACAGAGCTAAGGCAATTCGATACGCTCGACTTCCCCCGGCACTGTCGGCCAATCCCCGGCCGCCCATTTGCGCCGTGCCTCATCGATCGCTGCCGGATCGCTCGCGACAAAATTCCAGTTGATCCGCCGTGGCCCGTCCAGCGGTGCGCCGCCAAACACCACGGCGTGCACATCACTTTCGGCAAACAGGCTCAGCTCTTCCCCGGCCGGCAATACCGCCAGCGCATGGGGTTCGAGGGGTTCGCCATTCAACTGCGCATCGCCACTCAACACATAAACCGCACGTTCTGCGTGCTCGGTCGGGATCAGCAAGGTGGTCGCGGTTTGCATCTTCACTTCGGCGTACAACGTAGGAGAAAGCACCGGCACCGGCGATTCCAGGCAAAAGCCTGACCCGGCGATCATCCGGATCTGCACACCAAGGTTATCGCTGACCGGCAAGGTTGCCGCCGGGTGATGGCTGTAATGCCCCGGGCCTTGCTCGTGATCCTTGGGCGAAGCCAGCCAGATCTGCAGCCCGTGCATGGTGAAGCTTTGTTCCCATAGCGACTCGGGCGTGCGCTCGACGTGAGCAATCGCACTGCCGGCGGTCATCCAGCTGACATCGCCGGCGCTGACCACCTGATCGGAGCCGAGGCTGTCTTTGTGCTGGATCTGTCCTTCGAACAGGTAGGTCAGGGTCGACAGACCAATGTGCGGATGCTGTCGGATGTTCATGCCTTTGCCCGTCGGATAAACCGTTTCGAGCATGTGGTCGAAAAACACGAAAGGCCCGACGCTGCGGCATTTGGCTGACGGCAGCGGACGCAGGATCGGCTGGCCTTCGACGTCTTCGGCGCGCGGGCGGATGATCAGTGGTTGCGTATCCATGGTGCATTCCAGGCTGAGCGGGTGATGCCAGAAGCATAACCCGCCGCTGGCACGGGAGTGCTACTGGCTATCGAAGCCTTGTGGGGCGTGGGTTTCGATGCTGACGTCGGTGGTGGTCATCAGTTTGTGGA harbors:
- a CDS encoding pirin family protein, giving the protein MDTQPLIIRPRAEDVEGQPILRPLPSAKCRSVGPFVFFDHMLETVYPTGKGMNIRQHPHIGLSTLTYLFEGQIQHKDSLGSDQVVSAGDVSWMTAGSAIAHVERTPESLWEQSFTMHGLQIWLASPKDHEQGPGHYSHHPAATLPVSDNLGVQIRMIAGSGFCLESPVPVLSPTLYAEVKMQTATTLLIPTEHAERAVYVLSGDAQLNGEPLEPHALAVLPAGEELSLFAESDVHAVVFGGAPLDGPRRINWNFVASDPAAIDEARRKWAAGDWPTVPGEVERIELP